From a single Sulfuriferula thiophila genomic region:
- the dacB gene encoding D-alanyl-D-alanine carboxypeptidase/D-alanyl-D-alanine endopeptidase, translating into MKPALAMQKFLYLLLLLWNAAQASSLPPTVTTALQQAGIPLQHVGIVVWDSNQNEPQLSINATRSFNPASTMKLVTSYTALGLLGPAYTWPTEISTDGILHDGILDGNLYIKGYGDPSLNIERFWQLLHQLRLHGLHQINGELILDQSYFQPAPASAFDDQPRRAYNAQPAALMVNFNSTAIDISVHDNRIEINAEPLPINAKLINRVSLSTAACTEWLDQIHSEWRADSQQLIISGEYPASCSEKAFAVTLGDASELAAGLFTSLWQSQGGKFQGNWRNGVTPDTAQHLLTYTSPPLALAVYDMNKFSNNVMARNLFLSLSQDGSASTAKSAQVVHDWLQQQNLHFPELVLENGAGLSRIERIAPGNMARLLRSAYHSPVYVELAAALPIVAVDGTMKKRGKNDLVAAHAHIKTGTLDGVKTLAGYVTTRAGHQVVVVFFINDAHASAGNAAQDALLEWVYQNQ; encoded by the coding sequence ATGAAACCAGCCTTAGCCATGCAAAAATTTCTCTACCTGCTCCTGTTGTTATGGAATGCTGCGCAAGCCTCCTCGCTGCCGCCCACGGTAACGACCGCATTACAACAAGCCGGGATTCCGTTGCAACACGTTGGTATCGTGGTCTGGGACAGCAACCAGAACGAACCTCAACTCAGCATCAATGCCACACGCTCATTCAATCCGGCATCGACCATGAAGCTGGTCACCAGTTATACCGCACTAGGTCTGCTTGGCCCCGCCTATACCTGGCCGACCGAGATCAGCACGGACGGCATCCTGCATGACGGCATCCTCGACGGTAACCTGTACATCAAAGGTTACGGTGATCCCAGCCTCAACATTGAACGCTTCTGGCAACTCCTCCACCAATTGCGCCTGCATGGTCTGCACCAGATCAATGGCGAGCTGATTCTCGACCAGAGTTATTTCCAGCCAGCACCTGCCAGCGCTTTTGACGACCAGCCACGCCGCGCCTATAACGCGCAGCCGGCTGCGCTGATGGTCAATTTCAACAGCACAGCCATTGATATTAGCGTCCATGACAATCGTATCGAGATCAACGCAGAACCGCTACCTATCAACGCCAAACTCATTAATCGCGTTAGCCTCAGCACTGCCGCTTGCACTGAATGGCTCGATCAGATCCATAGCGAGTGGCGGGCAGATAGTCAGCAATTAATTATCAGCGGTGAATATCCCGCCAGCTGCAGTGAGAAAGCATTTGCCGTCACCCTCGGCGATGCCAGCGAGCTGGCTGCTGGGCTGTTCACCTCGCTCTGGCAAAGCCAGGGCGGCAAATTCCAGGGCAACTGGCGCAACGGTGTCACCCCTGATACCGCCCAACACCTGCTGACTTACACCTCACCGCCGTTGGCACTTGCCGTCTACGACATGAACAAATTCAGCAACAACGTCATGGCACGCAATCTGTTTTTGAGCCTCAGCCAGGACGGCAGCGCCAGCACAGCGAAATCCGCCCAAGTTGTTCATGACTGGCTGCAACAGCAAAACCTGCACTTTCCCGAGCTGGTGCTGGAAAACGGTGCCGGCCTGTCACGCATCGAACGCATCGCCCCCGGCAACATGGCGCGCCTGCTGCGCTCGGCCTATCACAGCCCGGTATACGTGGAACTGGCCGCTGCTTTACCTATCGTTGCTGTCGACGGCACCATGAAAAAACGCGGCAAGAACGATCTGGTCGCCGCGCATGCCCACATCAAAACCGGCACGCTGGACGGCGTAAAAACCCTGGCCGGTTATGTCACCACACGTGCCGGGCATCAGGTAGTCGTCGTGTTTTTTATCAATGATGCCCACGCCTCTGCTGGCAATGCGGCACAGGATGCGCTGCTGGAATGGGTTTATCAGAACCAATAA
- the coq7 gene encoding 2-polyprenyl-3-methyl-6-methoxy-1,4-benzoquinone monooxygenase has product MNLDALIIALDNGLRTVLTPAHSVRPLPGKDLPDAELGEAEKKHAAGLMRINHVGEVCAQALYQGQALTARNPAAKTALAEAAQEETEHLAWCEARINALGGRKSLLNPVWYASSLAIGMAAGALGDKWNLGFLAETERQVGAHLASHLTELPEADAKSRAVVAQMQIDEARHAETALAHGGEALPMPVQGVMQLMSKVMTKTAYWV; this is encoded by the coding sequence ATGAATCTGGATGCATTGATTATTGCGTTGGATAACGGTTTGCGTACCGTGTTGACACCCGCACACAGTGTGCGACCGTTGCCGGGCAAAGATTTGCCTGATGCGGAGCTGGGTGAAGCCGAAAAGAAGCATGCCGCAGGTTTGATGCGGATTAATCACGTAGGTGAGGTGTGCGCACAGGCGCTTTACCAGGGGCAGGCGCTCACGGCGCGTAATCCGGCTGCGAAAACGGCGCTGGCAGAAGCGGCGCAGGAAGAAACTGAGCATCTGGCCTGGTGCGAGGCGCGCATTAATGCGTTGGGTGGTCGCAAAAGCCTGCTGAATCCGGTGTGGTATGCGAGCTCGCTGGCGATAGGTATGGCAGCGGGGGCGTTGGGTGATAAATGGAATCTGGGCTTTCTCGCAGAAACTGAACGTCAGGTAGGTGCGCATCTCGCATCGCATTTGACTGAATTGCCGGAGGCGGATGCAAAAAGTCGTGCAGTCGTAGCGCAAATGCAGATTGACGAAGCCAGGCATGCCGAAACGGCACTGGCGCATGGCGGCGAGGCTTTACCCATGCCCGTTCAAGGGGTAATGCAGCTAATGTCCAAAGTGATGACGAAAACCGCTTATTGGGTATAA
- a CDS encoding DUF2322 family protein, translating to MATFAENLATLENVDQFGSMKLFDEMGNVSGMIENKPGSSGSFRVYYHAALKWGGIGQKAAQEALELFAEHTEDARQNPGKHPNIDRLFDIIKADSVYSVRCYPV from the coding sequence ATGGCTACTTTTGCAGAAAATCTTGCAACGCTCGAAAACGTTGATCAGTTTGGTTCAATGAAATTGTTTGATGAGATGGGTAATGTGAGCGGCATGATTGAGAACAAGCCCGGTAGCAGTGGCTCATTCCGTGTGTATTACCATGCGGCCTTGAAATGGGGTGGTATTGGTCAGAAAGCCGCGCAGGAAGCGCTGGAGCTGTTCGCGGAACATACTGAAGATGCGCGCCAGAACCCTGGCAAGCACCCAAATATTGATCGCCTGTTTGATATCATCAAGGCCGATTCGGTTTACTCGGTGCGTTGCTACCCGGTCTGA
- a CDS encoding OsmC family protein → MKARIKWIEGVAFLGETGSGHGVVMDGAVEGGGRNLGPRPMEMLLLGAGGCTSYDVVSILKKARADITDCVAEIEAERADTDPKVFTKIHLHFIVSGRNLKPEQVERAINLSAEKYCSASIMLGKTADITHDFEIVEV, encoded by the coding sequence ATGAAAGCACGTATCAAATGGATAGAGGGTGTCGCGTTTCTGGGCGAAACAGGGAGTGGCCACGGCGTGGTTATGGATGGTGCTGTAGAAGGCGGCGGTCGCAATCTGGGCCCGCGTCCGATGGAAATGCTGCTGCTTGGCGCTGGCGGCTGCACTTCCTATGATGTGGTGAGTATTTTGAAGAAAGCACGCGCCGATATTACCGACTGCGTGGCCGAAATTGAAGCTGAACGCGCTGACACCGACCCCAAGGTATTTACTAAAATACACTTGCACTTCATTGTCAGTGGCCGCAACCTCAAGCCGGAACAAGTGGAACGTGCGATTAATCTGTCTGCAGAAAAATACTGCTCGGCATCCATCATGCTGGGGAAAACTGCTGACATTACTCACGACTTTGAGATCGTCGAAGTTTAA
- a CDS encoding YdcF family protein: MSWFITVFASALLLPPLSLILLGAGGLYLLSSRQRLGKWLIALALTLLCGLSMPILSDHLLAQFEHYPALDLSRLPQADAIVILGAGSYSDAPEYGGDTVSRYALERLRYGARLQRASHLPIVVTGGNPAGGTPEAYLMRDALMQDFNVPASRLEADSDTTWENARNTRAILPHTIKKIYLVTHAWHLPRAIYAFERAGFEVIPAGTAYSLARHISPLDFIPQPRGLTNSYFAIHEGIGLIWYRLKG, from the coding sequence ATGTCTTGGTTTATCACAGTTTTTGCCAGCGCGTTATTGTTGCCACCCCTCAGCCTCATCCTGCTGGGAGCCGGCGGATTATACCTGCTTTCTTCCCGCCAGCGCTTGGGTAAATGGCTGATCGCGCTTGCACTCACCCTGCTATGCGGCTTATCCATGCCCATCCTGTCCGATCACCTGCTAGCCCAGTTTGAACATTATCCGGCGCTTGACCTGTCCCGCTTGCCCCAGGCTGATGCTATCGTCATTCTGGGCGCGGGCAGCTATTCTGATGCGCCTGAATACGGCGGCGACACTGTCAGTCGCTACGCGCTGGAACGACTGCGGTATGGCGCACGACTGCAGCGTGCCAGTCATTTACCCATTGTGGTAACTGGTGGCAATCCGGCTGGAGGTACACCCGAGGCTTACCTGATGCGAGATGCGCTCATGCAGGATTTCAACGTACCGGCAAGCAGGCTGGAAGCGGACTCTGACACCACATGGGAAAACGCTCGCAATACTCGCGCAATCCTGCCGCACACCATCAAGAAAATTTACCTGGTCACCCATGCATGGCATTTACCTCGTGCCATCTATGCTTTTGAACGCGCCGGATTCGAGGTTATCCCTGCGGGCACGGCGTATAGTCTGGCACGTCACATCAGCCCTCTGGACTTCATCCCGCAACCACGCGGCCTCACCAACAGTTATTTTGCCATTCATGAAGGAATTGGACTTATCTGGTACCGCTTAAAAGGTTAA
- the rplM gene encoding 50S ribosomal protein L13 — protein sequence MSTFSAKAHEVTREWFVVDATDKVLGHVAAEVARILRGKHKPEFTPHVDTGDFIVVVNVEKLKVTGNKAEDKKYYRHTGYPGGIYETSFAKMQARFPGRVLEKAVKGMLPKGPLGYAMIKKLKCYAGATHPHAAQQPKALEIRG from the coding sequence ATGAGCACCTTCTCCGCTAAAGCGCATGAAGTTACACGCGAGTGGTTTGTCGTTGACGCGACAGACAAAGTGCTGGGTCACGTCGCAGCCGAAGTTGCACGCATTTTACGCGGCAAACATAAGCCAGAATTTACACCTCACGTCGATACTGGCGACTTTATCGTCGTTGTAAACGTTGAGAAACTGAAAGTTACCGGAAATAAAGCGGAAGATAAAAAATACTACCGCCATACTGGTTACCCTGGTGGTATCTATGAAACCAGCTTTGCTAAAATGCAAGCGCGTTTCCCTGGTCGTGTATTAGAAAAAGCAGTTAAAGGCATGTTGCCTAAAGGCCCATTGGGCTATGCAATGATTAAAAAGCTGAAGTGCTATGCAGGTGCAACTCACCCGCATGCTGCACAACAGCCTAAAGCCCTGGAAATCAGAGGATAA
- the rpsI gene encoding 30S ribosomal protein S9 → MIGNYYYGTGRRKNAVARVFIKAGSGNIVVNEKPVDEYFSRETGRMIVRQPLELTSNLAAFDIMVNVHGGGESGQAGAIRHGITRALIEFDLELKSPLKKAGLVTRDARVVERKKVGLRKARRAKQFSKR, encoded by the coding sequence ATGATCGGAAATTACTATTACGGCACTGGCCGTCGCAAAAACGCTGTTGCTCGTGTTTTCATTAAAGCGGGTAGCGGTAACATCGTTGTGAATGAAAAGCCGGTTGACGAGTATTTTTCTCGTGAAACCGGTCGCATGATTGTACGTCAGCCTTTAGAGTTGACTAGCAATCTGGCTGCATTCGATATCATGGTAAACGTACATGGTGGCGGTGAGTCTGGTCAAGCTGGTGCAATTCGTCACGGTATCACCCGTGCTTTGATTGAATTTGATTTGGAATTGAAATCACCTCTCAAGAAAGCTGGTCTGGTTACACGTGATGCGCGTGTGGTTGAACGTAAGAAAGTCGGTCTGCGTAAAGCTCGCCGCGCTAAACAGTTCTCCAAGCGTTAA
- the argC gene encoding N-acetyl-gamma-glutamyl-phosphate reductase yields the protein MIKVGIVGGTGYTGVELLRLLARHPQVSLTAITSRKEAGMPVAEMFPNLRGHVDLAFCDPQQAGLENCDVVFFATPNGIAMQQARELLTAGVRVIDLAADFRIKDLAVWQKWYGMEHACPELVAEAIYGLPEVNREQIKSARLVANPGCYPTAVQLGFLPLLEAGLIDPQHLIADAKSGVSGAGRKAEVHALFPEAADNFKAYGASGHRHLPEISQGLSQFSGESVGLTFVPHLTPLIRGIHATLYARVVKDIDLQSVFESRYADEPFVDVLPAGSHPETRSVRGANTCRIAWHRPQGGDVVVILSVIDNLVKGASGQAVQNMNIMFGLPETMGLELIGLLP from the coding sequence ATGATTAAAGTTGGTATTGTTGGCGGAACCGGTTATACGGGTGTGGAGTTACTGCGCTTATTGGCGCGGCATCCGCAGGTGAGTCTGACTGCGATTACTTCACGTAAAGAAGCGGGCATGCCAGTTGCAGAAATGTTTCCTAATTTGCGTGGGCACGTTGATCTGGCTTTCTGTGATCCGCAGCAAGCGGGGTTGGAAAACTGTGATGTGGTGTTCTTTGCCACACCCAATGGCATAGCCATGCAGCAAGCCCGTGAACTATTGACAGCCGGTGTGCGTGTGATCGATCTGGCTGCGGATTTTCGCATCAAGGATCTCGCTGTATGGCAAAAGTGGTATGGCATGGAGCATGCGTGCCCTGAGTTGGTGGCTGAGGCTATTTATGGTTTGCCGGAAGTAAATCGCGAGCAGATTAAATCTGCGCGTCTGGTGGCGAATCCTGGATGCTATCCGACAGCAGTGCAACTGGGTTTCCTGCCGCTGTTAGAAGCGGGGCTGATTGATCCTCAACACCTGATTGCAGATGCTAAATCCGGGGTAAGTGGTGCAGGGCGTAAAGCTGAGGTACATGCGTTATTCCCAGAGGCGGCAGATAACTTTAAAGCGTATGGCGCATCAGGTCACAGACATCTGCCGGAGATCAGTCAGGGTTTGTCGCAATTTTCGGGCGAGTCGGTAGGCTTGACGTTCGTACCGCATTTGACACCGTTAATTCGCGGTATACATGCAACTTTATATGCGCGTGTTGTCAAAGATATTGATTTGCAATCAGTATTTGAATCGCGTTACGCTGATGAGCCTTTTGTGGATGTGTTGCCGGCCGGTTCGCATCCAGAAACTCGCTCCGTGCGCGGAGCAAATACATGTCGAATTGCATGGCATCGCCCACAGGGTGGTGATGTGGTCGTCATTCTGTCCGTGATCGATAATCTGGTGAAGGGTGCATCCGGTCAGGCTGTGCAAAATATGAATATCATGTTTGGCTTGCCTGAGACGATGGGGTTGGAACTAATTGGATTGCTGCCTTGA
- the erpA gene encoding iron-sulfur cluster insertion protein ErpA → MNAMTEMPSVLVFTDNAANKVAQLIEEEGNTDLKLRVFVSGGGCSGFQYGFTFDEVVNEDDTSMVKNGVTLLIDPMSYQYLAGAEIDYQEGLEGAQFVIKNPNATSTCGCGSSFSA, encoded by the coding sequence ATGAATGCAATGACTGAAATGCCGTCGGTGCTGGTATTTACTGACAATGCTGCGAATAAAGTAGCGCAGTTGATTGAAGAAGAAGGCAATACCGATTTGAAACTGCGTGTATTTGTGAGCGGTGGCGGATGTTCAGGTTTTCAGTACGGCTTCACATTTGATGAAGTTGTGAATGAAGATGACACCAGCATGGTTAAGAATGGTGTTACTTTGTTGATTGATCCAATGAGCTACCAGTATCTGGCTGGCGCTGAAATTGATTATCAAGAAGGTCTGGAAGGTGCGCAGTTTGTGATTAAAAACCCTAACGCGACTTCTACGTGTGGTTGCGGTTCATCTTTCTCTGCATAA
- a CDS encoding anhydro-N-acetylmuramic acid kinase: MAPTWLLWNKQQALSDRAYIIGLMSGTSLDGIDAAMIAFDTEHPTGVLIGKQFQEYPPLLRQQILELHDSSSDELHRASLIANELADRYADTTNRLITNTSITPTAIACHGQTIRHRPDAGYTIQLVNGSRLAERTHTMVITDFRNRDIAAGGQGAPLVPAFHVAAFRHPQQHRVIVNIGGIANLTDIPSTGKVIGFDCGPGNALLDAWCLQHTGQAYDDNGAWGSQGKAIPELLAKYLSHPYFQLPAPKSAGREQFNLAWVNSQLQGHESPQDVQATLLQLTALSVADAINRHCALASEIYICGGGAHNGALISALRTHLPQQRIELTDKLGIDADWLEAHAFAWLGWQTLQGLPGNLTDATGAAHPCILGAIYPA; encoded by the coding sequence ATGGCACCAACCTGGTTGCTATGGAATAAGCAGCAAGCCTTGTCCGATAGAGCTTATATTATCGGGCTAATGTCCGGCACCAGCCTGGACGGTATCGATGCGGCAATGATCGCATTCGATACCGAACACCCAACCGGCGTTTTAATTGGCAAGCAATTTCAGGAATACCCGCCTTTACTTCGTCAACAAATCCTTGAGCTGCATGACAGCAGCAGCGACGAACTGCACCGCGCTTCCTTAATCGCCAATGAACTGGCTGATCGCTACGCAGACACCACCAACCGCCTTATTACCAACACCAGCATCACACCTACAGCTATTGCGTGCCACGGGCAAACCATACGCCATCGGCCAGATGCCGGATATACCATACAATTAGTCAACGGTTCGAGACTTGCCGAACGTACGCATACCATGGTGATTACCGATTTTCGTAATCGTGACATTGCCGCTGGCGGACAAGGAGCACCGCTCGTTCCGGCTTTCCACGTTGCTGCATTTCGCCATCCACAACAACACCGCGTCATCGTCAATATTGGTGGTATTGCCAACCTTACTGACATACCATCCACCGGTAAAGTCATAGGATTTGACTGCGGGCCAGGGAATGCATTATTAGATGCCTGGTGCCTGCAACACACCGGTCAAGCTTATGACGATAACGGGGCATGGGGCAGCCAAGGCAAAGCCATTCCTGAGCTATTAGCCAAGTACCTGAGCCACCCATACTTTCAGTTACCCGCACCTAAAAGCGCGGGACGCGAGCAGTTCAATCTGGCCTGGGTAAACAGTCAGTTACAAGGCCATGAATCACCTCAGGACGTACAAGCCACGTTGCTACAGCTCACCGCCTTAAGCGTAGCAGATGCTATTAACCGGCATTGCGCTTTAGCGAGCGAAATTTATATTTGTGGAGGTGGCGCGCACAATGGCGCACTAATTAGCGCGCTACGCACGCACCTGCCTCAACAACGCATCGAACTCACCGACAAACTCGGCATTGATGCAGACTGGCTGGAAGCGCATGCATTTGCATGGCTGGGCTGGCAAACACTGCAGGGGTTGCCGGGCAATCTGACCGATGCTACCGGCGCTGCTCACCCATGCATACTCGGTGCGATTTATCCCGCATAA